Part of the Pseudomonas sp. M30-35 genome is shown below.
CGCCGGTGAACGCGATAGGCACTGATGCGAGGATTTTGCGGGGTTGATAGCCCAAACCTTCAGTCAAGGTCATGGCAACACCTGTGGTCGCAGCAATATCCGCCCAGCCAATCTCGGCAAATTTAACCTGCTTACAGCTCGCAGGTTCTGCAGCCCATGCGCCTTGCATCATCGTGCAAGTCAGCAGGCCTACCCCTGCAAGTGCTTTAATCGTGTTCATCGGCAACTCCCTAGTCTTTATTAAAATGAAAGGCTTATTTATTGACGTTGCAGTTTTGCGCTCAGCCAAGAGACAACGCTGCTGCGACTATTCTCTTGCTTAGGTGTGCCGAAGCTTTCTGTAATACGGTCAAGGATGATTGCCAGCAACACCACGGCCATGCCGCTTTCAAAGCCTAGACCGATATCCAGGCGTTGGATGCTCGCGAGTACGTCGTTACCCAAACCGCCAGCGCCGACCATCGAGGCAATAATCACCATCGACAGGGCCATCATGATGGTCTGGTTAACGCCCGCCATGATGGATGGCATCGCGTTGGGCAGCTGTACCTTGAACAGTAGTTGACGACCGTTACAGCCGAACGACTGGCCGGCCTCAACGATTTCCTTGTTGACCTGACGAATGCCCAGGCTGGTCAAACGCACGGCAGGTGGCATCGCGAAGATCACGGTTGCGATGATGCCGGGTACGCGACCGAGGCCGAAGAGCATGGCCGCCGGGATCAAGTAAACGAACGCTGGCATGGTCTGCATAAAGTCGAGGACGGGGCGGATAATCATTGCCACACGCTCGCTTTTAGCCGCCCATATGCCCAGCGGAATACCAAGGACCAGGCTGATAAGCGTTGCTGAGAAGGTCAGGCCGAGTGTGACCACCGTTTGTTCCCAGAAGCCGGTCATTACGATCAGCACGAAAGAAATGGCGGTGAAAATTGCGAAGCGTAAACCGATACGCCAAATACCGAGCGCAACAAAAATAGCGATCAAAAGCCACGCTGGCGGAAACATCAATATGGCTTCAATGGCTTCGGAAAAACCACTGACAACCTGACCAATGCTGTCGAATGCGCCGCTGTAGTTGTCCAGCAGATGTTGGACAACATCATTTACCCAGCTGCCGAGGTCGAGTTTTTTATCGCTCATGATTAGTCTCCCTGCATGCGGGTCAGAAGGCGGCCCTTGCTGATGGCACCGCTGTAACGGCCATTTTCATCCTTAACCGGAATCGGGCCCTCGTTATCAACCAAGCGCTCAATCACTTCGTTGAGCGGCATGTCTTCAGAGGCGCACTCAATTTTTTTGAGTACATCCGTATCCAATGCATGCGGTTGCCCGTCTTCGACCATCAGGGCAATTTTTTCGAGGCTGATAGAGCCCTGGAAAACGTTGTCCTGATCGACGATGAAGGCGTAGTGTTTGTCCATATCTTGCAACTGCTGGCAAACCGTTTGTGCATCTGGCGCCTTCCCGTTGTGGACGAAAAGCGGCACGCTGTCAGCCTTGAGTTGGCCAGCTGTCAGGTAGCGGTTGGTGTCAACGGTATCGAAGAAGTTACGCACATAATCATTGGCAGGGTTATCGACCAGCTCTTGCGGTGTACCGACCTGGATCAGTTTTCCGCCTTCCATGATGCCGATGCGATTACCGATGCGCATGGCTTCTTCAATATCGTGGGATACGAAGATAATGGTGCGTCGATGGGTTTTTTGCAGCTCTAGCAGCACGTCTTGCATTTCACGGCGCTTGAGTGGGTCGAGTGCCGAGAAGGCTTCATCCATGATGATCATCGACGGGTCTACTGCCAGTGCGCGGGCCAAGCCAACACGCTGCTGCATACCGCCGGATAACTCATGTGGATGCTTGTGTGCAAAGGTATCGAGGCCCACTTGGGTGAGGACCTTCATTGCTCGTTCTTCGCGTTCTTTACGGCTAATGCCGGCGACTTCAAGACCGAATGCTGCGTTATCCAGCACGGTGCGAGAAGGCATCAACGCGAAGGACTGAAAGACCATGCTCATGTCACGGCGACGCAGGTCAATCAACTGCGACTTAGGCAGCTTTGCAACGTTCTGTCCATCAATGAACACATCGCCAGCACTCGGTTCAACCAAACGATTGATCAGTCGAATAAGCGTTGATTTGCCCGAGCCAGACAGGCCCATCAACACAAATATTTCACCTTCTTCGACGCTAAACGATACATCGCTGACTCCGATTACGGAGCCTTTTTCAGCAAGGATTTTATCTTTGCTCCAACCTTCTTTAAGCAGGTCGATTGCTTCTTGTTCATTTTGGCCAAAAACCTTGTACAGGTTCTTTACGACGATTTTTCCAGACTGCATGGGATTTGTTCCCCTTCAGAAGACATCCAGATCAGTTACGCGGAGCTCTGCTTTAGGCAGAGTGATGCCGACTGTTCGTGTCTGTGTGGGTTTACGTGGTTCCAGGATATGGTTGGCCAATTGCTGCGCGGCGCTTCAGGTTTAATCGGGCACCACCAAAGCGTCGCCCCATGTGCCGTTAAGGCGGTGGACGATTGAGTATGGTGATTGTGATAAAACCTTGCTGTGCCGTGCTGCAAACTGCTTTCCAAACCCTCTGGCAGTGTTTTGAAGCCCAATCCATTGGGTGAACACATCTCAACCTGAGACGCGCGTACATCCGAATTTTCTTGTAGGGCTGGCGCCTGTTTGGTGGTTGGCCAGCACGTTTTTTTACTTCGGCCCAAGGCTATTTAAGCCTCGGTCTGTTTGCTTAGTTTCAAGCAACAGCGACGAAATCGGCTGACTCAACGATATAGGCTTCCAGTGGCGACAATTGTCGATTAGCGACCCTGACGTGTTGGGCGGCGACATTGCGCATACCTATTAAAACCATAACAGACTTTTTAGCCTCAAGGCCAAGGCTGGAAGCCGCGCCGTACGTGGTTTTCAGCGTTTCAGTCGGGTGCAGCCGCCGTAGGCCGGGGGCTGTGGCGGAATCAAAAAAAACTGAAAAAAAACTCATTTTTGCTGAAAAAACGCGCTCGAGTGTAGTTTTTATTGCACATTTTTAGCCGTGAAGATGCACCCTTTGTGTCGATTGTTTGTTGCGTTTTTAGCTTTAATGCAGCGAATTCAATAGCTGTTTTTCCAAGTATTTCATTGATTTGTATGGCTGTACGCGGGCTGCTTTTATTGCTTGGCGATGGATTAAATCGACGCTACCCATGTGCTTGATAAAAACAGCACCCAGTGGTGAGCGAGCATTCAGTTTTGAACCCGTGCCTCAGCCGTTACTCGTCAGCATTGACGGATTTGGATATGAGCAAGTCGGTGTTAGGCGTCAATCCTTCGTTGAAATCCTGATCATGGCCGCCATACAACAATTCCCTTGAGGAAACTGTCGTGGCTATTAGTGTATTTGACCTTTTTAAGATTGGTATTGGACCTTCCAGTTCGCATACGGTTGGCCCGATGCGCGCCGCCGGACTGTTTTTGGCTGCGCTACAAGAGCGGCAGTTGCTTGCGCGAACTGAACGTATAGAAGTGCGTCTTTATGGCTCGCTCTCGGCGACTGGGGTTGGTCATGGCAGTGACAATGCGGTGTTGATTGGTTTGATGGGCGAGTTGCCTGACAGTGTTGATCCACGCCAGGTACTTCCCCGGATCGAGACGCTTAAAGCTGATTCACAGCTGAAATTGGGCAGCGGTCCGATTATCCGTTTTGACTGGCAACGCGACATGTTGCTGCTCGAACAAAATCTGCCTTATCACCCCAACGCGCTGACCTTATGCGCCTTCGATGCTAAACACTGTGAGCTGTACAGCAATACCTACTATTCAGTGGGTGGCGGCTTTGTGGTTGATGAAGAGCAGGCCGCGACCGGTAAGTTGGATCAGGATCAAACCCTGTTGCCTTATGACTTTTCCAGTGCGGCACAGTTACTGGACCTGTGCCGGCAGCACAATTTGCGGGTCAGTGAGTTGATGATGGCCAACGAGCAAGCCTGGCGTACTGAAACGCAGATCCGCAGTGGTTTGCTGACGCTTTGGCAAGCCATGCGTGATTGCGTTGAGCACGGCTTGCGCCATGAAGGCGTTTTGCCTGGCGGCCTGCACGTGCAACGGCGCGCTGCCAAGTTGCATCGCAGCTTGCAAGAGCTGGGTAAACCGAATGTGATCGGCTCAACGCTTTCCGCAATGGAGTGGGTCAACCTGTTTGCGCTGGCGGTCAACGAGGAAAATGCAGCGGGAGGGCGCATGGTTACCGCTCCAACCAATGGGGCTGCCGGGATTATTCCTGCGGTGCTGCATTACTACATGAAGTTCAATCCAGACGCTTGCGACGATGACGTCGTTAATTACCTGCTTAGCGCTGCCGCTGTTGGCATTCTGTGCAAGAAGAACGCATCGATCTCTGGCGCCGAGGTCGGTTGCCAGGGCGAGGTCGGTTCAGCCTGCGCCATGGCCGCGGCTGGGCTGGCGGAAATTCTGGGGGCTACTCCTGAGCAACTTGAGAACGCCGCGGAAATTGGCCTGGAGCATAATCTCGGTCTTACCTGTGACCCCGTTGGCGGGCTGGTGCAGGTGCCATGTATCGAGCGCAACGCGATTGCTGCGGTCAAGGCCATCAATGCTGCGCAAATGGCCCTGCGTGGCGACGGTAAGCACTTTATCTCTCTGGATCGAGTGATCCGCACCATGCGTGATACCGGCGCTGATATGCAGGATAAATACAAAGAAACCTCACGGGGTGGTTTGGCCGTAAGTGCGATCGAGTGTTGAAAATTTGAGCGTTTGCAGGACAGGGAAAAACTTGCATGCCCTCTTTGGGTGCGCCATCAATAGGGTGCAGTGATTGGCACTCAAAGCATGCTCGATTTGATGGCTTACCGCTCGTCTGTTACTGCGTAGCTGACAAATTGAGGCCTGGTTACAAACGGCTGTTTGAATGTTGCTACTAAAATGCTCAAAGCCCCATCCCATCTATGTT
Proteins encoded:
- a CDS encoding proline/glycine betaine ABC transporter permease, with protein sequence MSDKKLDLGSWVNDVVQHLLDNYSGAFDSIGQVVSGFSEAIEAILMFPPAWLLIAIFVALGIWRIGLRFAIFTAISFVLIVMTGFWEQTVVTLGLTFSATLISLVLGIPLGIWAAKSERVAMIIRPVLDFMQTMPAFVYLIPAAMLFGLGRVPGIIATVIFAMPPAVRLTSLGIRQVNKEIVEAGQSFGCNGRQLLFKVQLPNAMPSIMAGVNQTIMMALSMVIIASMVGAGGLGNDVLASIQRLDIGLGFESGMAVVLLAIILDRITESFGTPKQENSRSSVVSWLSAKLQRQ
- a CDS encoding glycine betaine/L-proline ABC transporter ATP-binding protein, with translation MQSGKIVVKNLYKVFGQNEQEAIDLLKEGWSKDKILAEKGSVIGVSDVSFSVEEGEIFVLMGLSGSGKSTLIRLINRLVEPSAGDVFIDGQNVAKLPKSQLIDLRRRDMSMVFQSFALMPSRTVLDNAAFGLEVAGISRKEREERAMKVLTQVGLDTFAHKHPHELSGGMQQRVGLARALAVDPSMIIMDEAFSALDPLKRREMQDVLLELQKTHRRTIIFVSHDIEEAMRIGNRIGIMEGGKLIQVGTPQELVDNPANDYVRNFFDTVDTNRYLTAGQLKADSVPLFVHNGKAPDAQTVCQQLQDMDKHYAFIVDQDNVFQGSISLEKIALMVEDGQPHALDTDVLKKIECASEDMPLNEVIERLVDNEGPIPVKDENGRYSGAISKGRLLTRMQGD
- a CDS encoding L-serine ammonia-lyase produces the protein MAISVFDLFKIGIGPSSSHTVGPMRAAGLFLAALQERQLLARTERIEVRLYGSLSATGVGHGSDNAVLIGLMGELPDSVDPRQVLPRIETLKADSQLKLGSGPIIRFDWQRDMLLLEQNLPYHPNALTLCAFDAKHCELYSNTYYSVGGGFVVDEEQAATGKLDQDQTLLPYDFSSAAQLLDLCRQHNLRVSELMMANEQAWRTETQIRSGLLTLWQAMRDCVEHGLRHEGVLPGGLHVQRRAAKLHRSLQELGKPNVIGSTLSAMEWVNLFALAVNEENAAGGRMVTAPTNGAAGIIPAVLHYYMKFNPDACDDDVVNYLLSAAAVGILCKKNASISGAEVGCQGEVGSACAMAAAGLAEILGATPEQLENAAEIGLEHNLGLTCDPVGGLVQVPCIERNAIAAVKAINAAQMALRGDGKHFISLDRVIRTMRDTGADMQDKYKETSRGGLAVSAIEC